The proteins below come from a single Kosakonia sp. SMBL-WEM22 genomic window:
- the gndA gene encoding NADP-dependent phosphogluconate dehydrogenase — protein sequence MSKQQIGVVGMAVMGRNLALNIESRGYTVSIFNRSREKTEEVVAENPGKKLVPYYTVQEFVESLETPRRILLMVKAGAGTDAAIDSLKPYLDKGDIIIDGGNTFFHDTIRRNRELSEEGFNFIGTGVSGGEEGALKGPSIMPGGQKEAYELVAPILTKIAAVAEDGEPCVTYIGPDGAGHYVKMVHNGIEYGDMQLIAEAYALLKGGLNLSNDELAKTFSEWNAGELSSYLIDITKDIFTKKDEEGTYLVDVILDEAANKGTGKWTSQSSLDLGEPLSLITESVFARYISSLKEQRVAASKVLSGPQAQPAGDKAEFIEKVRRALYLGKIVSYAQGFSQLRAASDEHNWDLNYGEIAKIFRAGCIIRAQFLQKITDAYAENPAIANLLLAPYFKQIADDYQQALRDVVAYAVQNGIPVPTFSAAVAYYDSYRSAVLPANLIQAQRDYFGAHTYKRTDKDGVFHTEWLD from the coding sequence ATGTCCAAGCAACAAATCGGCGTTGTTGGTATGGCCGTGATGGGGCGCAACCTGGCGCTGAACATCGAAAGCCGTGGCTATACCGTATCTATCTTCAACCGCTCGCGCGAAAAAACCGAAGAAGTTGTTGCCGAGAACCCAGGCAAGAAGCTGGTTCCTTACTACACCGTACAAGAATTTGTCGAATCACTGGAAACTCCCCGCCGTATTCTGCTGATGGTGAAAGCCGGTGCCGGTACCGATGCCGCGATTGACTCCCTGAAACCTTACCTGGATAAAGGTGACATCATTATTGATGGCGGTAACACCTTCTTCCACGACACCATTCGTCGCAACCGTGAACTCTCTGAAGAAGGCTTCAACTTTATTGGCACCGGCGTTTCCGGTGGTGAAGAGGGCGCGCTGAAAGGGCCTTCGATCATGCCTGGCGGCCAGAAAGAAGCTTATGAGCTGGTTGCCCCAATCCTGACCAAAATCGCTGCGGTGGCTGAAGATGGTGAACCGTGCGTCACCTATATCGGACCTGACGGTGCCGGTCACTATGTCAAAATGGTGCATAACGGTATTGAATATGGCGATATGCAACTTATTGCAGAAGCCTATGCCCTGCTGAAAGGTGGCCTGAACCTCTCTAATGACGAGTTGGCGAAAACTTTCAGCGAGTGGAATGCGGGCGAGCTGAGCAGCTACCTGATCGACATCACCAAAGATATCTTCACTAAGAAAGATGAAGAGGGCACTTACCTGGTTGATGTGATCCTTGATGAAGCGGCGAACAAAGGTACCGGTAAATGGACCAGCCAGAGCTCGCTGGATCTTGGCGAACCGCTGTCACTGATTACTGAATCAGTCTTCGCACGCTATATCTCCTCGTTGAAAGAGCAGCGTGTTGCGGCTTCTAAAGTGCTCTCCGGCCCGCAGGCTCAACCGGCTGGCGATAAAGCAGAATTCATTGAGAAAGTGCGTCGCGCGCTCTATCTGGGCAAAATCGTCTCCTATGCGCAGGGCTTCTCGCAACTGCGTGCCGCCTCTGACGAGCACAACTGGGACCTGAACTACGGCGAAATCGCGAAGATCTTCCGCGCGGGCTGTATCATTCGTGCCCAGTTCCTGCAGAAAATCACCGATGCTTATGCAGAAAATCCGGCTATCGCTAACCTGCTGCTGGCACCTTACTTCAAGCAGATCGCTGACGATTACCAGCAGGCGCTGCGTGATGTTGTCGCCTATGCGGTACAGAACGGTATTCCGGTACCGACCTTCTCCGCAGCAGTTGCTTACTATGACAGCTACCGATCTGCGGTACTGCCAGCGAACCTGATTCAGGCTCAGCGCGACTACTTCGGCGCGCATACCTACAAGCGCACGGATAAAGATGGCGTATTCCATACGGAATGGCTGGATTAA